The Wansuia hejianensis genomic interval CTCCGGCTCACTGCCGAACAACTGCAGGGAGACCGGGTTTTCTCTGGGATCAATGGTCAACAGCTCTTCTGTATTCCTGTTTTTATATAAGATGGCCTTTGCACTCACCATTTCCATGCACAGCAGCCCCGCCCCCTGCTCTTTGCAGAGCAGGCGAAACGGCAGGTCAGTTACCCCTGCCATTGGAGCCAGTATCAAGGGATTGTCAATGGTCACTCCACCGATCTTCAACGTACGCATGCGCCCGCACCTCCCGTTTCAGTCATTTTCCAGGCCTTCCACATCCAATCCCAGGAAAAACACCTGGTAGAACAGCTCCAGAGACCGGAAAAGCTCCCTCTTTTCTTCCTGCAGCTGCTTAATCCGTAGCGGCCCGCCGATATCATCATACATGGCATCCGCTTCCAGGGCCTCTGTCTTCAGTTCCAGATCTCCCTCTTCGCTGTATTCCACCGTAAATATACCGCCAATCTCTTCTGTGAACAGGACGCACATAATATGCAGTTCATCCTGAATCTGCTCCGGAAGGCTGGAAAACTCCGGATTAAAATAATACTTCTTCTCGTACGCATTCGCTCCGCAAAGTACCATATGCTTTCACACTCCTATACATAACCATAGATTCCCCTGACCGAAACCTCTCCGGCGTAGACAGCCTCTGTCTCACCGTTATCTTTACGTTTTACCAGCAGCTCCCCCCGGTCATTGATCCCCAGCGCCGTCCCGCAGAAGGACCCGGCAGGGTCCAGGACCCGCACGGAGCGCCCCCGGTTCGCCAGAATTTCCTGATATCTTCGGGAAAGTCCGGAGAGATCTCCCGTGTCCATAAATATTTTATAATATTTCCAGAAGAAGTTAAGGATCTCCGCTGTCACAACCTCCCGGCTGACAGACCTTCCCAGTTCCAGCAGCAGAGAGGTGGCCGTTCCTGCAAGTTCCCCTGGAAATGCCGGAACATTCACATTCGTTCCAATCCCGATGACCACATAATCTGTGCCTGAACTCATCTCCGTCAATATCCCGCAGAGCTTTTTGCCTCCGATGATCACATCATTAGGCCATTTAATCTGTGTATCCAGACCACAGGCCCGGCGTATGCCGTCAGCCGCAGCCATACCCATGACCAGCGTCAGCATCGATATCCTGTCGGCGGGCAGATCAGGCCGGAGCAGCAGGCTCATGGATACAGATGTACCGGCTGCTGTGTTCCAGGCCCTGCCTCTGCGCCCTTTCCCGGCTGTCTGCCGCTCCGCCAGGTATATGGCTCCTCCGGACACACCCTTCCGGCCCTCCCGCTTCGCCCAGTCATTGGTGGAATCCACTTCCTCACAGTAAAAAAGGCGGCAGCCGGTTCCCTCATCGGTCAACCGGCTCCTGATCTCCTCTGTGTTTAACAGCTTTCCGTTCATACAGCCCCTAACGTAGCGGCCATAACAGCCTTTATCGTGTGCATCCGGTTTTCAGCCTCATCAAACACCCTGGACTGAGAGGATTCGAACACTTCATCGGTTACTTCCATATCAGTAATGCTGAAACGCTCATGCATTTCTTTTCCGATCTTTGTCTTCAGATCATGAAAAGCGGGCAGGCAATGGAGGAAAATCGCTTCGGGCCTGGCATTTTCCATCACCTTTGCGGTGACTTTATAGGGGGTCAGATCCTGAATTCTCTCTTCCCACACCTCATCCGGTTCGCCCATGGACACCCACACGTCTGTATAGATGACGTCCGCATCCCTGGTTCCCGCCACTACGTTTTCCGTCAGCGTGATGGTTCCGCCGCTCTGCTCCGCATATTTCTCACACTGAGCCACCAGCTCCTGGCTGGGGAAGTATTTTTCCGGAGCGCAGGCCACAAAATGCATTCCCAGCTTTGAGCAGGCAATCATCAGTGAGTTACCCATATTATAGCGGGCGTCTCCCATATAAACCAGACGGATGCCCTCCAGGCGGCCAAACTCCTCCTTCACCGTCAGCAGATCCGCAAGCATCTGCGTGGGGTGATACTCATTCGTCAGCCCGTTCCACACAGGAACCCCGGCATATTTCGCCAGCTCTTCCACGATCTCCTGGCCAAAGCCCCGGTACTCAATTCCTTCAAACATTCTTCCGAGAACCCGCGCCGTATCCTCGATGCTCTCCTTCTTCCCGATCTGGGAGCCTGACGGGTCCAGATAGGTGGTGCCCATCCCCAGGTCATGAGCCGCGACTTCAAAAGCGCAGCGGGTCCTGGTGCTGGTTTTTTCAAAGATCAGAGCGACATTCTTGCCCCTCAGCGTGTCCACCGGCACCCCTCTTTTCTTCTTGTCCTTCAGCTCCGCTGCCAGATCCAGAAGATATGTAATTTCCTCCGGTGTAAAGTCCTTCAAAGTTAAAAAATTACGGCCTTTTAAGTTCATTCTATTTCTCCTCTTTTTAATCTTTTATGCCGGAGGCCATACACCCTGCGGGCGCATAACCTCCGGCTTTTTATCCCGTTATTCTATTTGCCTGCGGCTGCGTCCTTGGTCTTCACAATCTCCGTCAGAGATGTGGCAAGGCTGGCAATGCCCTGCAGATCGGACGGAACCACAATCTTGGTCGCCGTTCCGTTCGCCAGCTGTCCCAGGGCTTCCAAACTCTTCAGCGTCAGTACCGATTCATCAGCGCCTGCTTCCTTCAGCATCCGGATACCGTCCGCATTCGCCTGCTGCACCTTCAGAATAGCCTCCGCCTCACCTTCTGCCTCACGGATCATCTTCTCCTTCTCAGCCTCAGCCCGGAGAATCGCCGCCTGCTTCTCAGCTTGTGCATCCAGAATCACCGATTCCTTCTTGCCTTCTGCTACCAGAATCGTTGACTTCTTCTCGCCTTCTGCGATCAAAATAGATTCCCGCCTCTCACGTTCAGCCTTCATTTGCTTCTCCATGGCTTCCTGGATGGCCGCCGGAGGCATAATATTCTTCAGCTCAACTCTATTGACTTTAATGCCCCACGGGTCTGTGGCGATATCCAGCGCCGCCCGCATCTTGGTATTGATGATCTCACGTGACGTCAGCGTCTCGTCCAGTTCCATGTCGCCGATGATGTTACGCAGCGTAGTGGCCGTCAAATTCTCAATGGCCATGATAGGATTCTCCACGCCGTAGCAGAACAGCCGGGGATCTGTAATCTGGAAAAATACAACCGTATCAATCCTCATCGTAACATTGTCCTTCGTAATAACCGGCTGGGGCGGAAAATCCACCACCTGTTCCTTCAGATTCACGCGTCTGGCGACTCTCTCTACAAAAGGAACCTTAAAATGAAGCCCGGTCCCCCAGGTCACCTTATAAGCTCCGAATTGCTCGATAACAAAGCCCTGCGCCTGCGGAACGATCTTGATGCAGGACGCAACAATGATCAAAAGCAGCAGCAAAAAAATAATCAGTATCACAACTGGCCAGTTCACTTCTCCCATAATTCCCTACCTCTCTTTCCTTTCTACAATCAATTTTACCCCGTCTATCCTCAAAATACGCACAACTGTGTCTTTTTCTATTGTATCGTTATCCTGCTGGCTTCTGGCCATCCATTCCAGCCCGTTGATAAAGACCTCGCCCCGCCCCATCAGATTATTAATGGTCTGGGTGACAATCGCCTGCTCACCGATCAGGCTCTCCGCGTTGGTAGCTGTCTTATGTTTATTCAACATCCTCATGACAACCGGCCTGGTAAAAATCAGCAAAATGATAGAAACTGCCAAGAACAGCACCACCTGGACTGCAACATTCGCCCCCAGGAGAGCAGCAATAAACGCCGCCAGCGCTCCGCCCGCAAACCAGATCGTCGAAAGGCCCAGCGTAATTACCTCAATCACCAGCAATACGATCAGAATGACCAGCCATATGATTGGATTCATATCCTATCCCTCCGTATTGGAAATCCAATAAAAGTTACGGATTAATCATACTATATTTTTCCCAAAAACACAAGCGTGCTATTGCGGTTGTTTGGTGGAGAAGGGTGTGTGGATACCCGGCATTTAGAAGCAAAAACAAAGCCCTTCGGCGTCTCCGCCTCCGGGCCTCTGTTTTTTTATATTATTTTTAATAGAAATGCTGGTTTCCTATTTGTATCCCCTGTCCGGAACCGCTGTTGAAATACAGGCAGCCTCCCACAGGATTTTCACCGTTCAGAGCTGCTCTGGCTGCTTCGTAGCAGTCGGCGTCTGCACCCTGGGCCAGGGTTCTGGCCAGGATTCCAGAGGACGCCGGGGTGAACTGCCCGCTCTGATAGATAACCTCACTGATGGAGTTGGGGAAAGATCCACTGTTCACGCGGTTTAATACTACCGCTCCGACTGCCACCTTTCCCGTGCGGCTTTCTCCTCCGGCTTCGCAGTGGATGATCGCTGCCAGCAGATCCAGTTCTGCCGACCCGGCTGATACCGGCTGGGCTTCTGATGTGGCGGCAGCCTGTGCTTCAGCACTCTGTGCGGCTTGTGCAGCCGCTGCCTGGGCCGCTTCTTCCGCTGCGCGCATTTGCTCGTATTCCTCAAGGGTCAGGGCAGTATGTTCCAGATCCTTTGTTTCGATGTATTCGGCCGCCATGTAAGCGTCGTTTCCCTGGTA includes:
- a CDS encoding DUF6145 family protein, giving the protein MVLCGANAYEKKYYFNPEFSSLPEQIQDELHIMCVLFTEEIGGIFTVEYSEEGDLELKTEALEADAMYDDIGGPLRIKQLQEEKRELFRSLELFYQVFFLGLDVEGLEND
- a CDS encoding biotin--[acetyl-CoA-carboxylase] ligase, producing MNGKLLNTEEIRSRLTDEGTGCRLFYCEEVDSTNDWAKREGRKGVSGGAIYLAERQTAGKGRRGRAWNTAAGTSVSMSLLLRPDLPADRISMLTLVMGMAAADGIRRACGLDTQIKWPNDVIIGGKKLCGILTEMSSGTDYVVIGIGTNVNVPAFPGELAGTATSLLLELGRSVSREVVTAEILNFFWKYYKIFMDTGDLSGLSRRYQEILANRGRSVRVLDPAGSFCGTALGINDRGELLVKRKDNGETEAVYAGEVSVRGIYGYV
- the argF gene encoding ornithine carbamoyltransferase, whose translation is MNLKGRNFLTLKDFTPEEITYLLDLAAELKDKKKRGVPVDTLRGKNVALIFEKTSTRTRCAFEVAAHDLGMGTTYLDPSGSQIGKKESIEDTARVLGRMFEGIEYRGFGQEIVEELAKYAGVPVWNGLTNEYHPTQMLADLLTVKEEFGRLEGIRLVYMGDARYNMGNSLMIACSKLGMHFVACAPEKYFPSQELVAQCEKYAEQSGGTITLTENVVAGTRDADVIYTDVWVSMGEPDEVWEERIQDLTPYKVTAKVMENARPEAIFLHCLPAFHDLKTKIGKEMHERFSITDMEVTDEVFESSQSRVFDEAENRMHTIKAVMAATLGAV
- a CDS encoding SPFH domain-containing protein; protein product: MGEVNWPVVILIIFLLLLLIIVASCIKIVPQAQGFVIEQFGAYKVTWGTGLHFKVPFVERVARRVNLKEQVVDFPPQPVITKDNVTMRIDTVVFFQITDPRLFCYGVENPIMAIENLTATTLRNIIGDMELDETLTSREIINTKMRAALDIATDPWGIKVNRVELKNIMPPAAIQEAMEKQMKAERERRESILIAEGEKKSTILVAEGKKESVILDAQAEKQAAILRAEAEKEKMIREAEGEAEAILKVQQANADGIRMLKEAGADESVLTLKSLEALGQLANGTATKIVVPSDLQGIASLATSLTEIVKTKDAAAGK
- a CDS encoding NfeD family protein, producing MNPIIWLVILIVLLVIEVITLGLSTIWFAGGALAAFIAALLGANVAVQVVLFLAVSIILLIFTRPVVMRMLNKHKTATNAESLIGEQAIVTQTINNLMGRGEVFINGLEWMARSQQDNDTIEKDTVVRILRIDGVKLIVERKER
- a CDS encoding SH3 domain-containing protein encodes the protein MKRKTTGAFAVLGSALALTVVMTAPVHAETVTNEESVRVIDTAAWQNMAAANVTSYANIREGASIDSGRIGVLLPGCSAEVLGTEGDWTKVRSGSVEGYIRSDLLVFGEEARVHYRNVHGFSGTVTADALNVRSAPSLEGSVLGSEAGGEEVKITGEENEWLQIEYQGNDAYMAAEYIETKDLEHTALTLEEYEQMRAAEEAAQAAAAQAAQSAEAQAAATSEAQPVSAGSAELDLLAAIIHCEAGGESRTGKVAVGAVVLNRVNSGSFPNSISEVIYQSGQFTPASSGILARTLAQGADADCYEAARAALNGENPVGGCLYFNSGSGQGIQIGNQHFY